From a single Apium graveolens cultivar Ventura chromosome 2, ASM990537v1, whole genome shotgun sequence genomic region:
- the LOC141695854 gene encoding uncharacterized protein LOC141695854, producing MTSSIPILQLPSNQPSVSVTPVFPPSYHAQAWTFNMNIKDAVQSSEVVAGTLSVNNVNAKVLFDSGATKSFISESFVGKLNCEIELLVEPLSIIVANQEQVPVKSICPRCKVEISGYSSPASLIPFRLGEFDVILGMDWLAEHAAQIDCKKKKVILKSPQGKEVEFKGQNQVKTFLTMIQAKKLLRQGCEGYLAHVIDRSKETPNTESIPIVSEFPDVSPDEFSGLPPNH from the coding sequence ATGACATCTTCTATTCCAATTCTTCAACTACCTTCAAATCAACCTTCTGTATCTGTAACTCCAGTGTTTCCTCCTTCCTATCATGCTCAGGCCTGGACATTCAACATGAATAtcaaggatgctgttcagagttctgaagttgtggcaggtacgctttctgTCAACAACGTCAATGCTAAAGTACTATTTGATTCCGGAGCCACTAAATCTTTCATATCTGAATCTTTTGTTGGCAAGTTAAATTGTGAAATTGAACTGTTAGTTGAACCTCTATCTATCATTGTGGCTAATCAGGAACAAGTACCTGTTAAAAGTATTTGCCCCCGGTGTAAAGTAGAGATTTCAGGCTATAGTTCCCCTGCTTCCCTTATACCTTTTCgactaggagaatttgatgttatattaggaatggattggctagcaGAGCATGCTGCTCAAATagattgtaagaagaagaaagtgattcttAAGTCCCCTCAAGGAAAGGAAGTAGAGTTCAAAGGACAGAATCAAGTTAAAACATTTTTGACAATGATCCAAGCTAAAAAGttgttaagacaaggatgtgaaggTTATTTGGCTCATGTAATTGATAGATCTAAGGAAACGCCGAATACAGAAAGTATCCCGATAGTTAGCGAATTTCCCGATGTATCTCCGGACGAATTTTCTGGATTGCCGCCCAATCATTAA